One Oceanicoccus sagamiensis genomic region harbors:
- a CDS encoding DUF1631 family protein → MELLNNCRDHAHKFYGDLLLAAEKTINDALFEQAEQCTNNEEQRRYFEAMQQLKDRSGAMHTAFRHEMGKSFQIFASGQEEEASVEEQIDIGNLSLVQRDELEDELAISVIVSKSNSRNSETLWKLNKRMAAMRGGKSVSDETNPFGPHRVCEALQMGVAELSLDNKTRILVYKQLGKIFVISFAKELDALNDILTEKGILPNLRFSVTKAQQSAAPQANATGDSSPEAAVTDTESLKESPSSIAHQQDLYNSIRALQSAVGNRTQTAGGVSFAGVATDGSGGEDSFSTMDYALALSAIQQSKAFLSAAALNRPLPAEKVEENLIDQLTKQGDENSRHKMTQGDADTVDLVGMIFRYMLDDPNLHDAVKSLLSHLHTPYLKLALMDKTFLDNYQHSARVLLNTMAEVGGKWVKKDNERTVLPKIKTIVENILKGFVDDPSVFDRLLEDFTRFKENIEKRSRMVEKRNTESQQGLEKLELSRQQASDEVDARLDIDDIPESVADLLRQPWIDFLAFNLLRHGQDSLTWESALKVVDGVMWSVKPSAVADNKDDFKRHQSDLEISVSDGLKTIGYDPDASKGLLNSLKEAQELAYHHSVMEAVNEPASAEVVETATRDTAVTNEAAVAVKPKATPLPNLKPNPERH, encoded by the coding sequence ATGGAATTACTTAACAACTGCCGGGATCATGCCCATAAATTTTATGGTGATTTGTTATTAGCGGCGGAAAAAACCATCAACGATGCGCTCTTTGAGCAGGCTGAACAGTGCACCAATAACGAAGAGCAGCGGCGTTATTTTGAAGCGATGCAGCAGCTTAAGGACCGCAGTGGCGCTATGCATACGGCCTTTAGGCATGAGATGGGTAAAAGTTTCCAGATCTTTGCCAGTGGACAGGAAGAAGAAGCCAGTGTTGAAGAGCAAATTGATATTGGCAATCTATCTCTGGTACAGCGCGACGAGCTGGAAGACGAGCTGGCTATTTCGGTAATTGTATCCAAGTCCAATAGCCGCAATTCAGAAACCCTTTGGAAGCTCAATAAACGTATGGCCGCTATGCGCGGTGGTAAAAGTGTTAGTGATGAAACCAACCCTTTTGGACCCCACCGTGTTTGCGAGGCTTTACAAATGGGTGTGGCTGAATTATCGCTGGATAATAAAACCCGCATCCTGGTCTACAAACAGTTAGGCAAAATCTTTGTAATTAGTTTTGCCAAAGAACTGGATGCCCTCAACGATATTCTGACAGAAAAAGGCATTTTACCTAACCTGCGTTTTAGTGTGACCAAAGCCCAGCAGTCAGCAGCGCCTCAAGCAAACGCCACCGGAGATAGCAGCCCTGAAGCCGCTGTGACGGATACTGAATCACTAAAAGAATCCCCCAGCAGTATTGCCCACCAGCAGGATTTATATAATTCCATTCGCGCCCTGCAATCCGCAGTGGGCAATCGTACACAAACAGCGGGCGGTGTTAGCTTTGCTGGCGTAGCTACCGATGGCAGTGGTGGTGAGGACTCATTCTCAACTATGGACTACGCGCTGGCACTGAGCGCCATCCAACAGTCCAAAGCTTTTTTATCCGCCGCCGCACTTAACCGCCCATTGCCCGCGGAAAAAGTCGAAGAAAATTTAATTGACCAGTTAACCAAGCAAGGTGACGAAAACAGCCGCCATAAAATGACCCAGGGTGATGCCGATACGGTTGACCTGGTGGGAATGATTTTCCGCTATATGCTGGACGACCCCAATTTGCATGATGCGGTTAAGTCGCTGCTTAGTCATTTGCATACGCCCTATTTAAAGCTGGCATTAATGGATAAAACCTTTTTGGATAACTATCAGCATAGCGCCAGGGTATTGCTTAATACCATGGCCGAGGTGGGCGGTAAATGGGTCAAAAAAGATAATGAGCGCACGGTTTTACCGAAAATTAAAACCATTGTAGAAAATATTCTGAAAGGCTTTGTCGATGACCCTTCGGTATTTGATCGCCTGCTGGAAGATTTTACACGTTTTAAAGAAAATATTGAAAAGCGCTCACGCATGGTTGAGAAGCGCAATACCGAATCGCAACAGGGCCTTGAAAAACTGGAACTCTCACGCCAGCAGGCTAGCGATGAAGTGGACGCACGACTGGACATTGATGATATACCGGAATCCGTTGCTGACTTATTAAGACAGCCCTGGATCGATTTTTTAGCGTTTAATTTGCTGCGTCATGGCCAGGATAGCCTAACTTGGGAGTCTGCATTAAAAGTGGTTGACGGTGTTATGTGGAGCGTTAAACCTTCAGCCGTTGCCGATAATAAAGACGACTTTAAACGCCACCAAAGCGATTTGGAAATTTCTGTATCTGATGGTTTAAAAACGATTGGCTACGACCCCGACGCCTCCAAGGGCCTATTAAACTCCCTGAAAGAAGCACAGGAATTGGCCTATCATCACTCGGTCATGGAAGCGGTTAATGAACCCGCAAGCGCCGAGGTTGTGGAGACAGCAACAAGAGATACGGCCGTGACCAATGAAGCAGCCGTGGCAGTAAAACCCAAAGCCACCCCCCTGCCAAACCTAAAACCAAACCCAGAAAGGCACTAA
- a CDS encoding AEC family transporter encodes MYADIFAILAPIAICTLIGYGWARSGVPYEGEFVTRLVMNIGAPCLVVGTLSKTSMPAQDLIEILGAAAMVLVTTGLIAVTVCKLARLPVTVYLAPLSFPNTVNMGLPVCFFAFGEEGLAVALGIYLVVSLTQFSFGVALVSGQNAWKNSLRSPIVYSGLFATGLVLTATRLPLWIENSLNLLGSLSIPIMLITLGVSLSQLRVKDLSLSGLLGVSRLLIGLAVGFFVAEVLALEGTIRGVVIIQSAMPAAVFNYLLAQRYNRSPEAVAGLVVMSTLFSFASLPLLLWLVL; translated from the coding sequence ATGTACGCAGATATTTTCGCCATTCTTGCCCCTATAGCCATTTGTACGCTGATTGGTTACGGCTGGGCGCGCTCGGGTGTGCCCTATGAAGGTGAATTTGTTACCCGCTTGGTCATGAATATCGGCGCCCCCTGTCTGGTGGTCGGTACCTTAAGCAAAACCTCAATGCCAGCGCAGGATTTAATCGAAATTCTGGGAGCAGCGGCCATGGTTCTGGTCACCACTGGGCTAATTGCTGTTACGGTATGTAAGCTAGCCAGACTACCGGTCACCGTTTATCTCGCCCCGCTTAGTTTCCCCAATACCGTCAATATGGGCTTGCCCGTATGCTTTTTTGCCTTTGGTGAAGAGGGGCTGGCGGTGGCTCTGGGGATTTATCTGGTGGTCAGCCTGACCCAGTTTTCCTTTGGCGTGGCCTTGGTCAGCGGCCAAAATGCCTGGAAAAACAGCCTGCGCTCCCCCATTGTCTACTCAGGCCTGTTTGCTACTGGCCTGGTATTAACCGCCACCCGTCTGCCGCTATGGATTGAAAACTCCCTCAATCTGCTGGGCTCACTCAGTATTCCAATTATGTTAATCACCTTAGGCGTCTCGCTTTCTCAGCTTAGAGTTAAGGACCTTAGCCTCAGTGGCTTACTGGGCGTTAGCAGGTTACTGATCGGCCTGGCCGTTGGTTTTTTTGTGGCCGAAGTACTGGCTCTGGAAGGCACTATCCGCGGGGTTGTCATTATCCAATCGGCGATGCCCGCCGCGGTATTTAACTACCTGTTAGCCCAACGTTATAACCGTTCACCCGAAGCTGTTGCAGGCCTGGTGGTCATGTCGACGCTGTTCAGTTTCGCCTCTCTGCCACTATTACTATGGCTGGTGTTATAA
- a CDS encoding NUDIX hydrolase: MSKIFPAATVVLIRDGCQGLEALLLRRSTAVSFAKGHWVFPGGRIDKADYRDDLADIEGAARRGAVRETLEEADLVVNEQDMVYFAHWTTPPEHPKRFATWFYISEVNGDSNKVTVDNSEIVEHRWYSPEQALADLQGKHIEMMPPPLSP; the protein is encoded by the coding sequence ATGTCCAAAATATTCCCTGCCGCTACGGTGGTACTTATCCGTGATGGCTGCCAAGGTTTGGAAGCACTGTTACTGCGTCGCTCAACCGCAGTCAGTTTTGCCAAAGGGCACTGGGTTTTTCCTGGTGGCCGAATTGATAAGGCAGATTATCGTGACGACTTGGCGGATATTGAGGGTGCCGCCCGCCGGGGAGCTGTGCGTGAAACTCTGGAAGAAGCCGATTTAGTGGTGAATGAACAGGATATGGTTTATTTCGCCCACTGGACCACCCCACCTGAACACCCCAAGCGCTTTGCCACCTGGTTTTATATTAGCGAAGTGAATGGCGACTCTAATAAAGTCACCGTGGATAATAGCGAAATTGTCGAGCATCGCTGGTATAGCCCCGAGCAGGCATTGGCAGATTTGCAGGGCAAGCATATTGAGATGATGCCCCCACCTTTATCACCCTGA
- a CDS encoding pyridoxal-phosphate-dependent aminotransferase family protein: MSSSFHPTQRTLMGPGPSDVSPRVLEALGRPTIGHLDPEFVGLMDEIKSLLHYAFQTNNELTLPVSAPGSAGMEACFVNLVSPGDTVIVCQNGVFGGRMKENVERCGGTAVMVEDEWGQPIDIAKVKAAFEQYPTAKVLAFVHAETSTGVQSDAKALCQLATDNHALSIVDTVTSVGGINVDIDGWGADAVYSGTQKCLSCVPGISPVSFGPRAVAAIQNREHKVQSWFLDMQLVMGYWGGNTKRAYHHTAPVNAMYALHESLLMLKEEGLENAWQRHQTHHDALVAGLEAMGLSMVVDKAHRLPQLNLVNLPEGADDAAVRAALLSEYSLEIGAGLGALAGKAWRIGLMGHACSKKNVVLCLSALDNVLSAQGAKINSGVAVAAALASY, translated from the coding sequence ATGAGCAGTAGTTTTCACCCAACCCAACGTACCCTTATGGGCCCAGGCCCTTCCGATGTGAGCCCCCGTGTTCTAGAGGCTTTAGGCCGCCCAACCATTGGCCATTTGGACCCCGAATTTGTCGGTTTAATGGATGAGATCAAGTCACTACTGCACTATGCCTTTCAAACCAATAATGAGCTAACCCTGCCGGTTTCTGCGCCGGGTTCAGCGGGTATGGAAGCCTGTTTTGTCAATTTAGTCTCACCCGGTGATACCGTAATTGTCTGCCAGAATGGCGTTTTTGGCGGCCGGATGAAAGAGAATGTAGAGCGCTGTGGCGGCACCGCTGTGATGGTGGAAGATGAGTGGGGCCAGCCGATTGATATCGCCAAAGTTAAAGCCGCTTTTGAGCAGTACCCCACGGCAAAAGTCCTGGCCTTTGTGCATGCCGAAACCTCAACCGGTGTACAAAGTGATGCCAAAGCCCTCTGCCAACTAGCGACCGATAATCATGCCTTAAGCATTGTTGATACCGTGACTTCAGTGGGCGGTATCAATGTGGATATTGATGGCTGGGGAGCCGATGCAGTTTATTCCGGTACCCAAAAATGCTTATCCTGCGTACCGGGCATTTCACCAGTAAGCTTTGGCCCACGGGCCGTAGCAGCCATTCAAAATCGCGAGCATAAAGTACAGAGCTGGTTTTTAGATATGCAGCTGGTTATGGGCTATTGGGGTGGCAATACCAAGCGCGCCTACCACCATACCGCCCCTGTGAATGCGATGTATGCACTGCATGAATCCTTGCTGATGTTAAAAGAAGAGGGCTTGGAAAACGCTTGGCAGCGTCACCAAACCCACCACGATGCTTTAGTAGCCGGTTTGGAAGCGATGGGTTTATCCATGGTGGTTGATAAAGCACATCGTCTGCCGCAGCTTAACCTGGTTAACCTGCCAGAAGGTGCTGATGATGCTGCGGTTCGTGCTGCCTTACTATCCGAGTACAGCCTGGAAATTGGTGCTGGTTTAGGCGCTTTAGCGGGCAAAGCCTGGCGCATTGGTTTAATGGGCCATGCCTGTAGTAAGAAAAATGTCGTGCTGTGTTTGTCGGCACTGGACAATGTCCTGTCGGCACAGGGCGCAAAGATTAATAGCGGCGTAGCGGTTGCAGCAGCACTGGCCAGCTATTAA
- a CDS encoding globin codes for MDRLDEETVEQFHDSLDRCGSTSKFLGRFYQIFSASSPEVAARFTDTNFKTQIRALKTSFYMAMLASDKDSEASDYLERIAMRHNHQQLDIKPEFYTLWMDSMIVAVSEFDPQFDHHIEQVWRRFMQPAIEFMSSRY; via the coding sequence ATGGATCGTCTTGATGAAGAAACCGTTGAACAATTTCACGACAGTTTGGACCGCTGCGGCTCCACCTCAAAATTTCTTGGCCGCTTTTACCAAATCTTTTCTGCCTCATCCCCTGAGGTGGCTGCCCGATTTACCGACACCAATTTCAAGACCCAAATCCGGGCGCTAAAAACCTCATTCTATATGGCTATGCTGGCATCGGATAAAGATTCAGAGGCCTCCGACTATCTGGAACGTATAGCCATGCGGCACAACCATCAGCAGTTGGATATTAAGCCAGAATTTTATACGCTATGGATGGATAGCATGATAGTGGCTGTGAGCGAATTTGATCCGCAGTTTGATCATCATATAGAGCAGGTTTGGCGTCGGTTTATGCAGCCAGCCATTGAATTTATGTCATCCAGATATTAG
- a CDS encoding STAS/SEC14 domain-containing protein, with the protein MSEQNEHGLSVGISRVNNDFFLQLKVTGKLTHDDYQTFIPLLENALGGVNNPQINALVDCLALEGWELRAAWDDFKLGLKHGSEFKKIAIVGNKPWEQWAAKIGSWFIHGEMAYFENREEALNWLGS; encoded by the coding sequence ATGAGTGAGCAGAATGAGCACGGTCTGTCCGTAGGTATTTCCAGAGTCAATAATGACTTTTTTCTACAGCTAAAAGTCACCGGTAAACTGACCCATGATGATTACCAAACCTTTATACCGCTACTTGAAAATGCTTTAGGCGGCGTTAACAATCCGCAAATCAATGCGCTGGTCGATTGTCTGGCTCTGGAAGGCTGGGAGCTGCGTGCCGCTTGGGATGATTTTAAGCTGGGGCTAAAACATGGCAGTGAGTTTAAAAAAATAGCGATCGTTGGCAATAAACCCTGGGAGCAATGGGCGGCCAAAATCGGTAGCTGGTTTATCCATGGTGAAATGGCCTATTTTGAAAATCGTGAGGAAGCGTTAAACTGGTTGGGCAGTTAA
- a CDS encoding HPP family protein: MFYIIEQGARIKTPTAQLLKARGVPQVSAGAGTSAISEDNRDPLKAPVSKISQDNPYQQQNLKPERELAPVIYGHQIMTSPVVTASINETIETVWSLFAKHHFHHLPLVDDKQQLLGIVSDRDLLRFAANQQKNVGSHRIEQVMTRKVISAAATAEVRLIAEVMCRHAIGAVPITGEADSDDSRVLGIVSRSDILRTLVNRAPLELWA; encoded by the coding sequence ATGTTTTATATTATTGAGCAGGGTGCCAGAATCAAAACGCCCACCGCGCAATTATTAAAGGCGCGGGGTGTGCCCCAAGTATCCGCCGGTGCCGGTACTTCTGCGATCAGCGAAGATAACCGTGACCCGCTAAAAGCACCCGTTAGTAAAATATCCCAGGACAACCCCTACCAACAACAAAACCTGAAACCGGAGCGTGAACTTGCCCCGGTTATTTACGGTCACCAGATTATGACCTCACCGGTGGTTACCGCATCCATTAATGAAACCATCGAAACGGTATGGAGTTTGTTTGCCAAACACCATTTTCACCACCTGCCTTTGGTCGATGATAAGCAGCAATTATTAGGGATTGTCTCCGACCGCGACCTGTTGCGTTTTGCCGCTAATCAGCAAAAAAACGTGGGTTCCCACCGTATTGAGCAGGTGATGACAAGAAAAGTGATTAGCGCAGCAGCCACGGCGGAGGTGCGTTTGATTGCCGAGGTGATGTGCCGACATGCGATTGGTGCGGTGCCGATTACAGGGGAGGCGGATAGTGACGATAGTCGGGTGCTGGGCATTGTTTCGCGGTCAGATATTTTGCGGACCTTGGTAAACCGGGCACCTTTGGAGCTCTGGGCCTAG
- a CDS encoding aromatic ring-hydroxylating oxygenase subunit alpha, translating into MYINFWYAMAMAEEITADKPFKVRRLGQDFVLYRDEDGSAHCLHDVCSHRGGSLGDGRIRDGHLECPYHGWQFNGGGDCAYIPSLGAEGQKIPARTKIDSYPVQEKYGLIFAFLGDLPEAERPPLMGPDWNPQNYEYPAEEWRAVAMSWPITANYERCVENGIDPSHNEYVHRAHGFMGDRQDTYKVNKLEPIEHQWGNGFWHRFYAPASTHDVLYKGEEARDGEGDLNVSAGHSGPNQVWTYIHITDKNWMHQYLYETPVDETHTTAFNISICNFLPEEIADDDEIKAMNASIAEEDVVVLEGIKPVKTPDDMTSEVLVPSDKAIFGYRQFIKEWDRRGWRIDTKAVKRDELEKVYAIPSPRRRKEKGWVFDTVPLIPAAKPEEVKKAG; encoded by the coding sequence ATGTACATCAACTTTTGGTATGCCATGGCCATGGCGGAAGAAATTACCGCTGATAAACCCTTTAAAGTGCGCCGCTTAGGGCAGGACTTTGTGTTGTACCGTGATGAAGACGGCAGCGCACATTGCCTGCATGATGTTTGTAGCCATCGGGGCGGCTCATTAGGTGATGGCCGTATTCGCGATGGCCATTTGGAGTGCCCTTATCACGGTTGGCAGTTTAATGGGGGAGGTGATTGTGCTTATATTCCCTCCTTAGGTGCTGAAGGGCAAAAAATTCCTGCTCGAACAAAAATCGATTCCTATCCTGTACAGGAAAAATACGGCTTAATCTTTGCCTTTTTAGGTGACCTTCCCGAAGCAGAGCGCCCACCGTTGATGGGGCCGGACTGGAATCCCCAGAACTACGAATACCCGGCAGAAGAATGGCGGGCTGTGGCGATGAGCTGGCCAATTACAGCCAACTACGAGCGCTGTGTAGAAAATGGTATCGACCCTTCTCATAATGAATATGTGCACCGTGCCCACGGTTTTATGGGGGATCGTCAGGATACCTATAAAGTTAACAAGTTGGAGCCCATCGAGCACCAGTGGGGCAATGGCTTTTGGCACCGTTTTTATGCTCCTGCCAGTACCCATGATGTTTTATACAAGGGTGAAGAAGCCAGAGACGGTGAAGGCGATTTAAATGTCAGTGCCGGTCATAGCGGCCCTAACCAGGTCTGGACTTATATTCATATCACCGATAAAAACTGGATGCATCAATATCTCTACGAAACCCCCGTGGATGAAACCCATACCACTGCCTTTAATATTTCCATTTGCAACTTCCTGCCTGAAGAAATTGCCGATGATGATGAAATAAAAGCGATGAATGCCTCGATCGCTGAAGAAGATGTGGTGGTGTTAGAAGGGATCAAGCCGGTTAAAACGCCGGATGATATGACCAGTGAAGTCTTGGTGCCCTCCGATAAAGCGATCTTTGGTTATCGTCAGTTTATTAAAGAGTGGGACCGTCGCGGTTGGCGTATTGATACGAAGGCGGTTAAACGTGATGAGTTGGAAAAAGTGTATGCCATTCCTTCACCGCGTCGTCGCAAAGAAAAGGGCTGGGTGTTTGATACTGTGCCATTAATCCCCGCGGCAAAACCAGAGGAAGTGAAAAAGGCGGGTTAA
- a CDS encoding DEAD/DEAH box helicase encodes MSFDSLGLSEPILEAIKKQGYDSPSPIQAKAIPAVVEGHDVMAAAQTGTGKTAGFTLPILERLSGGRSAASNQARALILTPTRELAAQVGASVETYGANLPLRSTVVFGGVKINPQMMKLRKGVDILVATPGRLLDLYNQKAVKFDHLEVLVLDEADRMLDMGFIHDIKKILRLLPKQRQNLLFSATFSNDIRNLAKGLVHNPVEISVSPPNTTVESIEHWIYSVDKNKKSPLLIELIKANQWPQVLVFSRTKHGANKLAKQLTGAGLNAAAIHGNKSQGARTRALAEFKSGEVQVLVATDIAARGLDIDQLPNVVNFDLPNVPEDYVHRIGRTGRAGASGMAVSLVCADEFKQLSDIERLIGELLPRKIAEGFEPVHALPESRLNTKPHKPKKPKKPKTGHRDGQRSGENAQGHKKDQRQGAGQQQKQGNGNARPANKRRRRRPASGNV; translated from the coding sequence ATGAGTTTTGACTCCCTGGGTTTATCTGAACCTATTCTGGAAGCGATTAAAAAGCAGGGCTATGACAGCCCGTCTCCGATACAAGCCAAGGCAATCCCTGCGGTGGTTGAAGGCCATGACGTGATGGCTGCGGCGCAAACCGGTACCGGAAAAACAGCCGGTTTTACCCTGCCAATTTTAGAACGTCTTAGCGGTGGTCGCAGCGCCGCCTCAAACCAGGCCAGAGCACTGATCCTGACTCCTACTCGGGAATTGGCAGCCCAGGTGGGCGCCAGCGTTGAAACCTATGGCGCTAATTTACCACTGCGTTCCACCGTAGTTTTTGGCGGGGTAAAAATCAATCCTCAAATGATGAAGCTGCGCAAAGGTGTTGATATATTAGTGGCAACGCCGGGTCGCTTATTAGATTTATACAACCAAAAAGCCGTTAAATTTGATCACTTGGAAGTGCTGGTCTTGGATGAAGCCGACCGTATGTTGGATATGGGTTTTATCCACGATATTAAAAAAATCCTGCGTCTATTACCCAAGCAGCGACAAAACCTATTATTCTCCGCCACTTTCTCCAACGATATCCGTAATCTGGCCAAAGGTCTGGTGCATAACCCGGTAGAGATTTCGGTAAGCCCACCTAACACCACTGTAGAATCTATAGAGCACTGGATTTACTCGGTAGACAAAAATAAAAAGTCGCCGCTGTTGATCGAACTTATCAAAGCCAACCAATGGCCGCAGGTACTGGTATTTTCACGCACCAAGCACGGTGCCAATAAATTAGCCAAGCAATTGACCGGTGCCGGTCTTAATGCCGCAGCTATCCATGGCAATAAAAGCCAGGGTGCTCGTACCCGAGCTCTGGCAGAGTTTAAAAGTGGTGAAGTTCAAGTGTTAGTGGCTACCGATATTGCGGCCCGAGGTTTGGATATCGATCAGCTACCCAATGTTGTTAACTTTGATTTGCCCAATGTGCCTGAAGATTATGTTCACCGTATTGGTCGTACTGGCCGGGCAGGGGCCAGTGGTATGGCGGTCTCCCTGGTGTGTGCTGACGAGTTTAAACAACTGTCTGATATAGAACGGTTAATTGGTGAGCTGCTACCGAGAAAAATCGCTGAAGGTTTTGAGCCCGTCCATGCACTGCCTGAGTCGCGCTTAAATACCAAACCTCACAAGCCCAAGAAACCCAAAAAACCGAAAACGGGCCACCGGGATGGCCAGCGTTCCGGTGAAAACGCCCAGGGCCATAAAAAGGACCAGCGCCAAGGTGCCGGGCAGCAGCAAAAACAGGGCAATGGCAATGCCAGGCCCGCCAATAAGCGCCGCAGACGCAGACCAGCTAGCGGCAACGTCTAA
- the hemN gene encoding oxygen-independent coproporphyrinogen III oxidase codes for MNIPPASIAKESLAVTGSSPSALTPPALWDQQLIAKYDVPGPRYTSYPTAVQFAEDYTIEVYRQEALDNLQQTISPLSLYVHIPFCQNICYYCACNKVVTADRRAARTYLDYLNKEIELQSPLVGKHRTVMQLHLGGGTPTFFDGAELTELMHLLASHYKLTDSERREYSIEIDPRTVTKDSLALLKGLGFNRLSLGVQDFDEQVQTAINRRQRYGMIETLTEAARLYQFKSVSYDLIYGLPMQSLQTLSATLEKTIQLSPDRIAFYSYAHLPERFKSQRAIDRLDLPSAAEKLAMLSLITEKLLAAGYIHIGMDHFVKPQDELAMARHEGKLQRNFQGYSTCLAPDLVGLGVSSISAMPSSYSQNERVLASYYQRLDQGELPIAKGFKLSRDDQIRRTVIAQIICDLQLDMTAVEKQFGLVFSEYFSRELLALKPLESDGLIYWHGDKLGVSELGQLMLRNICMVFDKYLQQAEDQSSPLRFSRTL; via the coding sequence ATGAATATACCTCCGGCTTCTATTGCTAAAGAAAGCCTGGCTGTTACTGGCAGCTCCCCCTCAGCCCTCACGCCCCCAGCCCTATGGGATCAGCAGCTGATTGCCAAATACGATGTGCCGGGCCCCCGTTATACGTCCTACCCAACGGCAGTGCAGTTTGCCGAAGACTATACGATCGAGGTTTATCGTCAGGAAGCATTGGATAATTTACAACAGACCATCTCGCCACTATCACTCTATGTGCATATCCCTTTTTGCCAGAATATTTGTTACTACTGCGCCTGTAACAAAGTGGTGACCGCCGACCGCCGTGCTGCCAGAACCTATCTGGATTACCTCAATAAAGAAATTGAATTGCAATCGCCGCTAGTGGGCAAGCATCGCACGGTGATGCAGTTACATTTGGGGGGCGGTACGCCGACTTTTTTTGATGGCGCGGAGCTAACAGAATTAATGCATCTGCTGGCCAGTCATTATAAATTAACCGATTCTGAACGACGTGAATACAGTATTGAAATTGACCCTCGCACGGTTACCAAAGATAGTTTGGCGCTATTAAAAGGCCTGGGTTTTAATCGCCTTAGTCTGGGAGTGCAAGACTTCGATGAGCAGGTGCAAACGGCTATTAACCGTCGTCAGCGCTACGGTATGATTGAAACCCTGACGGAGGCGGCAAGACTGTACCAGTTTAAATCCGTTAGCTATGACCTGATTTATGGCTTACCCATGCAAAGCCTGCAAACCCTCAGTGCAACCCTGGAAAAGACCATTCAACTGTCCCCCGATCGCATTGCTTTTTATAGCTATGCCCATTTGCCCGAGCGTTTTAAAAGTCAGCGTGCTATCGATCGTTTGGATTTGCCGTCGGCGGCAGAAAAACTGGCCATGCTCTCGTTGATAACTGAAAAACTATTGGCAGCGGGTTATATTCATATTGGTATGGATCATTTTGTAAAACCGCAGGATGAGTTGGCCATGGCTCGTCATGAGGGGAAATTGCAGCGTAACTTTCAAGGCTATTCCACCTGTTTGGCACCAGACTTAGTCGGGCTTGGGGTCTCTTCCATCAGTGCGATGCCCAGTAGTTACTCGCAAAACGAGAGAGTATTGGCTAGCTATTACCAGCGTCTTGACCAGGGAGAGTTGCCGATCGCAAAAGGCTTTAAACTGAGCCGGGATGACCAGATTCGTCGCACGGTCATTGCGCAGATTATCTGCGACTTACAATTGGATATGACGGCGGTTGAAAAGCAGTTTGGCCTTGTTTTTTCCGAGTATTTTAGTCGGGAATTACTGGCATTAAAACCACTCGAAAGCGATGGTCTTATCTATTGGCATGGTGATAAACTGGGGGTGAGTGAACTGGGTCAATTGATGTTAAGAAATATCTGCATGGTCTTTGATAAATACCTGCAACAAGCCGAAGATCAAAGCAGTCCCCTGCGTTTTTCCAGAACCTTATAA